The genomic DNA AAAGGAAAATCCAAATCTAAGACTTGGAAAACACGCGATGAGTATTCGCATACTTCGGGAAATACCAAATACTATAAACGTCATTTGGATGAAGAGATCACAACAACAAAACATTACGATGATCACCGACGTTGCCAGAGATGCGGATATGACTGGGATGTGGAAAGAGATGAATCTTCCACGACGACAATAAGGCATTAATCGAAAGAATTGCTCGCTGCTCTGCATCGGAGTTTTCCAAATTTTCTCTCCTGTTTGAGGGGATATCCGGTAGTTGCCGGAGAGGGGTAAAGAATGAAAATTCTGTCTTCTTTTTCTCCAAGTCTCCCTGTCACAAAATCACAAAGTCTCAAAGTCCCATTTTGGGGTTGACAGTAAAAACACGCTTCAAGCTATTGGAATACTCTGATTTAAGAAGGTCGGAGCAGATAAAAATAGTGTTTTAAAACATGAGGTTAACATGAAATTTGAAGAGGAAATGAAGCTTGTTAAAAAAGGCGTGGAAGAGATCATTACCGAAGAAGAAATGATCAAAAAATTCCAGAAAGCAGAAGATAAAAACAAACCGCTTCGCATCAAATACGGTATCGATCCCACCGGTTATGATGTTCATATCGGTCACTTGGTTCCAATCCGCAAAATGCGGGAATTTCAGGATATGGGGCATCTCGGAGTTATTATTATTGGCGACTTTACGGCACAAATTGGAGATCCCACCGGAAAAGATGAATCACGTCCACCTATCACAGCCGAAATAGTGAAGAAGAATGCCGAAAAATATATGGATCAACTCTACACAGTTCTGGATGCCAATAAAACCGAAGTTCGCTGGCAGACCGAATGGTTTGGCGATATGATGATGTCTGACGTTTTGCGTTTGATGGGAAAATATACTCTGGCACAATTCATGGCGCACGACACATTCCGCAAACGTTATGAAAACGGACTTCCTCTGGGAATGCATGAAATTATGTATCCCATCCTGCAGGGTTACGATTCCGTAGCTATCGAAGCCGATGTGGAACTTGGCGCAACCGAGCAGAAATTCAATATTCTGGCTGGAAGAGACATGCAGCGTTATTTCGGTCAGGAACAGCAAATCGCCGTACTTTCTCCAATTTTGATGGGAACAGACGGTAAAGAAAAAATGAGCAAATCTTTGAATAATTACATCGCTGTTTTCGATTCACCAAAAGATAAATATGGCAAAACAATGTCTATTCCTGATGATATGATCCTGAACTATTTCAATTATGCCACTAAAGTTTCACCTGAGGAAATCGATAAAATTGCACAGCAGCTTAAAACTGATTCGGTGAATCCAAAAGTAATAAAACAGCGTTTAGCTCGGGAAATCGTGAATTTATATCATGGTGAGAAAAAAGCCAAAGAAGCGGAAGCCGAGTTTAATAAAGTTTTTGCCAAAAAACAAATTCCCGACGAGATGCCGGAATTCAAATTAACTGAACCCTCCATGAAGATCATCGATATTTTAACTGCCAGTAATACCTGTGCTTCTGGGGGAGAAGCTCGCCGCATGATCAAACAGAATGCGGTCAGCATCGATGGTGAAAAAGTAAAAGATATTTTTGCGGAAGTGGA from Candidatus Cloacimonadota bacterium includes the following:
- the tyrS gene encoding tyrosine--tRNA ligase gives rise to the protein MKLVKKGVEEIITEEEMIKKFQKAEDKNKPLRIKYGIDPTGYDVHIGHLVPIRKMREFQDMGHLGVIIIGDFTAQIGDPTGKDESRPPITAEIVKKNAEKYMDQLYTVLDANKTEVRWQTEWFGDMMMSDVLRLMGKYTLAQFMAHDTFRKRYENGLPLGMHEIMYPILQGYDSVAIEADVELGATEQKFNILAGRDMQRYFGQEQQIAVLSPILMGTDGKEKMSKSLNNYIAVFDSPKDKYGKTMSIPDDMILNYFNYATKVSPEEIDKIAQQLKTDSVNPKVIKQRLAREIVNLYHGEKKAKEAEAEFNKVFAKKQIPDEMPEFKLTEPSMKIIDILTASNTCASGGEARRMIKQNAVSIDGEKVKDIFAEVDKEVTIKVGKRRFLKVTQ